A single window of Vibrio campbellii CAIM 519 = NBRC 15631 = ATCC 25920 DNA harbors:
- a CDS encoding NapC/NirT family cytochrome c, with protein MRKITRKTIIIFFIIFIITFGLVKATDFALHKSSETDFCISCHSMRIPYDDYIKSPHYVNQHGVSAQCKDCHINEKSNIDYLTAKLGGMKDIWFEVTGKIDSKQKYEEHRMEMAQTVWKQMEANNSATCRSCHDYEKMNFDLMPEKAKQQMQIAASKNQSCIDCHKGIAHNLPKVKSDTFDINELKSGSIAYTTEISPLYNDQDFIEIKAKILPYTKFTVLDKANGATKIKLSGWQEAHKNLLYAIGGKRITDAVIRGLDSIEETGENFYENTTKKSWKELTIIAWVKSTPVTKNIDQQWEKNKFEYESKCAQCHQKVQEHHFSSNEWPAQFKGMARQAKLNKNETQGILKYLQYHSSDITKKAGN; from the coding sequence ATGAGAAAAATAACAAGAAAAACAATTATAATCTTTTTTATTATTTTTATAATTACTTTTGGGCTGGTCAAAGCGACTGATTTTGCATTACATAAATCATCTGAAACTGATTTTTGTATTTCATGTCATTCAATGAGAATTCCATATGATGATTATATAAAAAGTCCACACTATGTGAACCAACATGGTGTTTCTGCGCAATGTAAAGATTGCCACATTAATGAGAAAAGTAATATTGATTATCTAACTGCGAAGTTAGGTGGAATGAAAGATATCTGGTTTGAGGTAACTGGTAAAATAGACTCAAAACAAAAATATGAAGAACATAGAATGGAAATGGCTCAAACTGTTTGGAAACAAATGGAAGCTAATAATTCCGCCACGTGTCGTAGTTGTCACGATTACGAAAAAATGAATTTCGACCTGATGCCTGAAAAAGCTAAACAGCAAATGCAAATTGCCGCAAGTAAGAATCAAAGCTGTATAGACTGTCACAAAGGTATCGCCCACAACTTACCAAAAGTAAAATCAGACACATTTGATATCAATGAGTTAAAAAGTGGCTCGATAGCTTACACAACGGAAATTTCTCCACTTTATAACGATCAAGATTTTATTGAAATTAAAGCTAAAATTCTACCTTATACTAAGTTTACCGTTTTAGACAAAGCGAATGGTGCCACAAAGATTAAACTTAGCGGATGGCAAGAAGCGCACAAGAATTTGCTCTACGCGATTGGAGGGAAGCGAATTACTGATGCTGTAATAAGAGGTTTAGATAGTATAGAAGAAACTGGTGAAAATTTTTATGAAAATACCACTAAGAAGTCTTGGAAGGAGCTAACTATAATCGCTTGGGTTAAGAGTACACCTGTTACTAAAAATATTGATCAGCAATGGGAAAAAAATAAGTTCGAGTACGAATCTAAGTGTGCGCAGTGTCACCAGAAGGTACAAGAGCATCACTTTAGTAGTAATGAATGGCCAGCTCAATTTAAAGGTATGGCACGTCAAGCTAAATTAAATAAAAATGAAACTCAAGGGATTTTAAAATACCTCCAATATCATTCATCAGATATAACAAAAAAAGCGGGAAACTAA
- a CDS encoding aspartyl protease family protein, with translation MKKIFCFLILMTLFNNAYANQALGSIDYDERGLPIVNVIIDSNPYKLMLDTGSSMGLHINEESLFALISNIKYQAKKEKPYKSSDINGEIKLTETWTLQNLTVSEATFNNVGVVILEPWGWSVGDKLPESEVMGLGLFDRHIVHMDFKNNVLDLLSQLPGNIHEWEAYSLKDTYSGLMIDALTGNNDLSFILDSGASYSFIFSESIPKKASVYGCNKIEPKALSTDCETTAVTLTDSYGNRKEEFAYIVDTPKPEEFDGLLGMNFLRGRETILDLNTSTLYLSKL, from the coding sequence ATGAAAAAAATATTTTGCTTTTTGATATTAATGACATTGTTCAACAATGCGTACGCTAACCAAGCTTTAGGAAGTATAGATTATGATGAAAGAGGATTGCCGATTGTAAATGTAATTATAGATAGTAATCCTTACAAACTAATGCTAGATACAGGTAGTAGTATGGGGTTACATATAAATGAAGAGTCACTCTTTGCCTTAATTTCAAATATTAAGTATCAAGCAAAAAAAGAAAAGCCGTATAAAAGCTCAGATATTAATGGAGAAATAAAATTAACTGAGACATGGACACTCCAAAACCTGACTGTTTCGGAAGCTACGTTTAACAATGTAGGGGTGGTAATACTCGAACCTTGGGGTTGGAGTGTTGGAGACAAGTTACCAGAAAGCGAAGTAATGGGGCTGGGCTTATTTGACAGGCACATTGTGCACATGGATTTCAAAAATAATGTCTTGGACCTGTTGTCTCAATTACCAGGAAATATACACGAGTGGGAAGCGTACTCCCTGAAAGACACTTATTCAGGTCTAATGATAGATGCTCTAACAGGCAATAATGACTTGTCTTTTATTTTAGATTCAGGGGCTTCATATAGCTTTATTTTTTCAGAAAGTATTCCAAAAAAAGCGAGTGTATATGGTTGCAATAAAATCGAGCCTAAAGCGTTATCAACAGACTGTGAGACTACTGCGGTCACGCTGACTGATTCATATGGAAATCGAAAAGAAGAGTTTGCTTATATTGTTGACACCCCAAAGCCTGAGGAGTTCGATGGTCTACTTGGAATGAATTTTTTGCGTGGCCGTGAAACAATTTTAGACCTCAATACAAGTACTCTTTACCTAAGTAAATTATAA
- a CDS encoding short chain dehydrogenase codes for MKIAIVGASGTIGKAVVKRLEKEHEVIKMGRSSGDVLIDMSSRESIRTAFDTVGTVDAIICTAGQVSFKPFGDYRDQDWEVSLQSKLMGQIRLAEEGLNYLNDGGSVTLTSGITSDAPIRFGTSATTVGGAIEFFAKSAGLEAPRGIRINVVSPTILEESVPVYGDFFPGFSTASGKEIAKSYQRSVIGLENGYTFKCFAGNS; via the coding sequence ATGAAAATAGCAATCGTAGGCGCAAGCGGCACAATCGGCAAAGCAGTAGTTAAACGATTAGAAAAAGAACACGAGGTAATAAAAATGGGTCGCTCTTCTGGTGACGTACTTATTGATATGAGTAGTCGTGAATCAATTCGAACTGCTTTTGATACGGTCGGAACTGTTGATGCGATTATTTGTACGGCTGGCCAAGTTTCATTCAAACCATTTGGAGATTATCGTGATCAAGATTGGGAAGTTAGCCTTCAGAGTAAACTCATGGGACAGATTCGCTTGGCAGAAGAAGGCCTCAATTATCTGAATGATGGCGGAAGTGTAACTTTGACTTCGGGTATAACGTCTGATGCTCCAATTCGTTTTGGTACAAGCGCAACGACAGTTGGTGGTGCTATCGAGTTCTTTGCTAAATCTGCAGGTTTAGAAGCCCCGCGTGGTATAAGAATTAACGTAGTAAGCCCGACAATATTGGAAGAATCTGTTCCTGTATATGGAGATTTCTTTCCTGGTTTCTCAACAGCTTCTGGTAAAGAAATAGCAAAATCTTACCAACGTTCAGTTATCGGATTAGAAAACGGTTACACCTTCAAGTGTTTCGCTGGGAACAGTTAG
- a CDS encoding LruC domain-containing protein, which translates to MRRISLLMGSICLGVNAYATPFDTCPSQAFLFQSAPTQIYGVNLVTGSTTLLETDTGIPGNINAVGFDFTDRYLYGYDTTENRVVRLGQDFQAEVLNVSGLLGTGNHFFVGDVYDHVYYVYRRNKGIYKIDLAPLDSDPTATLSLVQVNSTATLSFADFAFHPDNGNIYAVDTNTGKLYSINRTTGVTTLVGNTGVTGSFGAAYFDVDANLYLSRNSDGKIFRIDLSSASLAAGTVSAVEFVANGPVSNQNDGARCANAPIIDPNDPIDFGDAPDTYGTTLASNGPRHEVDGTTYLGSVAPDGDVGGQADDNAVDTADEEGVGFVAALDPGLSSVIEVTASTSGYLSAWFDWNRDGDFADAGEQVFTDELLSAGSNTLPFIVSDAATAGSSWSRFRFSQQTGLSYTGGSTSGEVEDHPITITGNGYSVEHFPTVDSYASVAFEDNWPYTADYDMNDVVVDLQITETTLAGHVEIISISGKLVAYGASYQNGFAIRLPGVARSSIETALTTLKFDGVEQASSGLESISDEAIFIIGEDMSVHASPSGGCTYFRTESGCDTGASLLNFSLDIYFTEGSDRSAIANMPYDPFIFATPNTYHGEGLPFQPGRTLEIHLPGQAPTEQFDTSLYGIGVDASLNGSNNYFKTATYLPWALLIVEDWKWPLERVDIVEAYPEFQDWAESGGTTNQNWHQSPATDKTYDLP; encoded by the coding sequence ATGAGAAGAATATCATTATTAATGGGGTCGATTTGTTTAGGAGTAAATGCATACGCAACGCCATTCGACACCTGCCCGAGCCAAGCATTTTTGTTCCAATCTGCCCCGACTCAGATTTACGGGGTTAATCTAGTCACTGGCTCTACAACTTTGCTGGAAACAGACACTGGCATTCCAGGGAACATTAATGCTGTCGGGTTTGATTTCACCGACCGCTATCTTTACGGCTACGACACGACCGAGAACCGTGTTGTCCGTCTGGGGCAAGATTTCCAGGCGGAGGTGTTAAATGTGTCTGGTCTGCTCGGAACAGGGAACCACTTTTTCGTGGGTGACGTCTATGATCATGTGTACTACGTGTATAGAAGAAACAAAGGTATATACAAAATTGATCTCGCACCTCTCGACAGTGACCCAACCGCGACACTTTCACTAGTACAAGTAAACTCTACGGCAACACTTTCTTTTGCTGATTTCGCTTTTCACCCGGATAACGGCAATATATATGCGGTAGATACAAATACAGGGAAACTTTACAGTATCAATCGTACAACCGGCGTAACGACTCTGGTCGGCAACACTGGTGTGACAGGGTCGTTCGGCGCCGCTTACTTTGATGTTGATGCTAATCTGTATTTGTCGCGCAACTCCGACGGTAAAATTTTTAGAATCGACTTGTCTTCCGCAAGCCTTGCGGCGGGCACTGTATCCGCTGTAGAGTTTGTTGCTAATGGGCCAGTATCCAACCAAAACGATGGTGCCCGCTGCGCTAATGCGCCAATCATTGATCCAAATGACCCTATCGATTTTGGTGATGCACCAGACACCTACGGTACAACATTGGCTTCAAACGGTCCACGTCATGAAGTTGATGGTACAACCTACTTGGGCAGCGTTGCCCCTGATGGCGATGTTGGCGGGCAAGCAGATGACAATGCTGTCGACACTGCCGATGAAGAAGGGGTTGGCTTCGTGGCGGCACTAGACCCGGGTTTAAGCTCGGTGATTGAAGTCACCGCCTCCACTTCTGGCTATTTGTCTGCATGGTTTGACTGGAACCGAGATGGCGACTTTGCTGATGCGGGTGAACAAGTCTTTACTGATGAACTTCTCTCCGCTGGTAGTAACACGCTGCCATTTATTGTGTCTGACGCAGCAACTGCAGGGTCAAGCTGGAGCCGTTTCCGATTCAGTCAACAGACAGGCCTAAGCTACACGGGTGGTTCAACGTCCGGTGAAGTGGAAGACCACCCTATTACCATTACAGGTAACGGGTACTCGGTCGAGCATTTCCCAACTGTTGACTCTTATGCTTCGGTCGCTTTTGAAGACAACTGGCCATATACGGCTGATTACGATATGAATGACGTGGTCGTCGACCTTCAGATAACAGAGACCACCCTCGCAGGACACGTCGAAATCATCAGTATTTCTGGTAAGTTAGTGGCTTACGGTGCTAGTTATCAAAACGGTTTCGCGATCCGACTACCTGGCGTCGCACGAAGCAGCATTGAAACGGCCTTAACAACGCTCAAATTCGACGGTGTTGAACAAGCTTCGAGTGGCCTTGAATCTATCTCCGATGAAGCCATATTCATTATCGGTGAAGATATGAGTGTACACGCTAGTCCAAGCGGCGGTTGTACTTACTTCAGAACCGAGTCGGGTTGTGACACTGGCGCTTCGCTGCTGAACTTTTCTCTCGATATCTACTTTACCGAAGGCTCCGATCGCTCCGCCATTGCCAACATGCCGTATGACCCGTTCATCTTCGCCACACCAAATACTTATCATGGTGAAGGGCTTCCATTCCAACCTGGACGAACATTGGAAATTCACCTGCCAGGCCAAGCTCCTACGGAACAATTCGATACGAGTTTATACGGTATCGGTGTCGATGCTAGCTTGAATGGCTCCAACAACTACTTTAAAACCGCGACCTACCTGCCTTGGGCACTGCTCATCGTTGAAGATTGGAAATGGCCACTGGAGCGCGTTGATATTGTCGAAGCCTACCCTGAGTTCCAAGATTGGGCAGAATCCGGCGGCACAACAAACCAAAACTGGCATCAATCGCCTGCCACTGACAAAACTTACGATCTGCCATAG